From Actinosynnema mirum DSM 43827, a single genomic window includes:
- a CDS encoding aldehyde dehydrogenase (NADP(+)) translates to MSGVQGYDPRTGEPFGEPVPVTSDAEVDALARAAEAAFPSWSTLPGAERAELLDGLADALDAESGPLVETADRETALGVPRLTTELKRTTNQLRLFAGVLREGSYVEAVLDGADPDIIPPRPELRRVLRPLGPVAVFSASNFPFAFSVAGGDTASALAAGCPVVVKSHSAHPSTARETARVVASVLPAGVFGIVYGTQAGVALVKHPAVRAVGFTGSTGGGRALFDLASSRPDPIPFYGELGSVNPAVVLPAAASARGAEIAAGFAGSLVMGVGQFCTNPGLLFAPTALVPALAEAVSASAGGAMLNERMRDSYRSGTEDLAASGLASLVAEGTAPEAGWTAAPKLFTVPVEVFEENRERLTEEHFGPAGVVVTYDDPARVLALLPSLPGTLTGTVHADPEEHGLAAQAAEALRGVAGRIIFNAWPTGVAVAWGMHHGGPWPATTNPLHTSVGATSIRRWLAPVTYQSWPDELLPPELQSGNPLGIPRRVDGVLGTR, encoded by the coding sequence GTGAGCGGCGTGCAGGGGTACGACCCGAGGACCGGGGAGCCGTTCGGCGAGCCGGTGCCGGTGACGTCGGACGCGGAGGTGGACGCGCTGGCGCGGGCGGCGGAGGCGGCGTTCCCGTCGTGGTCGACGCTGCCCGGCGCGGAGCGGGCCGAGCTGCTCGACGGGCTGGCGGACGCGCTGGACGCGGAGTCCGGGCCGCTGGTGGAGACCGCGGACCGCGAGACGGCGCTGGGCGTGCCGAGGCTGACCACGGAGCTGAAGCGCACCACGAACCAGCTGCGGCTGTTCGCGGGGGTGCTGCGCGAGGGCAGCTACGTGGAGGCGGTGCTGGACGGCGCCGATCCCGACATCATCCCGCCGAGGCCGGAGCTGCGGCGGGTGCTGCGCCCGCTCGGGCCGGTGGCGGTGTTCTCGGCGTCGAACTTCCCGTTCGCGTTCTCGGTGGCGGGCGGCGACACGGCGTCGGCGCTGGCGGCGGGCTGCCCGGTGGTGGTGAAGTCCCACTCGGCGCACCCGAGCACGGCGCGCGAGACGGCGCGCGTGGTGGCGTCGGTGCTGCCCGCCGGGGTGTTCGGGATCGTGTACGGCACGCAGGCCGGGGTGGCGCTGGTCAAGCACCCGGCGGTGCGGGCGGTGGGCTTCACCGGCTCCACGGGCGGCGGGCGGGCGCTGTTCGACCTGGCGTCGTCGCGCCCGGACCCGATCCCGTTCTACGGGGAGCTGGGGAGCGTGAACCCGGCGGTGGTGCTGCCCGCGGCGGCGTCGGCGCGCGGGGCGGAGATCGCGGCGGGGTTCGCCGGGTCGCTGGTGATGGGCGTCGGCCAGTTCTGCACGAATCCGGGCCTGCTGTTCGCCCCCACCGCCCTGGTGCCCGCGCTGGCGGAGGCGGTGTCGGCGTCGGCGGGTGGCGCGATGCTGAACGAGCGGATGCGCGACTCGTACCGCTCGGGCACCGAGGACCTGGCGGCGTCCGGGCTGGCGTCGCTGGTGGCCGAGGGCACGGCCCCGGAGGCGGGCTGGACGGCGGCGCCGAAGCTGTTCACCGTGCCGGTGGAGGTGTTCGAGGAGAACCGGGAGAGGTTGACCGAGGAGCACTTCGGCCCGGCGGGCGTCGTGGTGACCTACGACGACCCCGCGCGGGTGCTGGCGCTGCTGCCGTCGCTGCCGGGGACGCTGACGGGGACGGTGCACGCGGACCCGGAGGAGCACGGCCTGGCGGCGCAGGCGGCGGAGGCGCTGAGGGGCGTGGCGGGCCGCATCATCTTCAACGCCTGGCCGACCGGCGTGGCGGTGGCGTGGGGGATGCACCACGGCGGCCCGTGGCCCGCGACGACGAACCCGCTGCACACGTCGGTGGGGGCGACCTCGATCCGCAGGTGGCTGGCCCCGGTGACGTACCAGTC
- a CDS encoding NAD-dependent epimerase/dehydratase family protein — protein MTARILITGAAGIVGSLMRPRLAAPGRVLRLLDVAEQRPAEDGEEVELVTASVTDLEAVERACEGVDAVIHLGGHSLERPWAEILEVNINGTHAVLEAARRAGVKRVVLASSNHAVGFYERASGEAGDALFPQPDSYYGVSKAALEALGSMYSARYGLDVIAIRIGSCFEKPRDVRMLSTWLSPDDGARLFEACLSAPSPGFRVVWGVSDNTRRWFSLEAARELGYVSEDDSEVFAAEVIAQHGEPDPESLALKYLGGVWVGPDFDTAVQEAGR, from the coding sequence TTGACCGCACGGATCCTGATCACCGGCGCGGCGGGCATCGTCGGCTCGCTGATGCGCCCCCGGTTGGCCGCGCCCGGCCGAGTGCTGCGCCTGCTCGACGTCGCCGAGCAGCGCCCCGCCGAGGACGGTGAGGAGGTCGAGCTGGTGACCGCCTCGGTGACCGACCTGGAGGCGGTGGAACGGGCCTGCGAGGGCGTGGACGCCGTGATCCACCTCGGCGGGCACAGCCTGGAGCGGCCGTGGGCGGAGATCCTGGAGGTGAACATCAACGGCACGCACGCGGTGCTGGAGGCCGCCAGGCGGGCGGGCGTGAAGCGCGTGGTGCTGGCCAGCTCGAACCACGCGGTGGGGTTCTACGAGCGGGCGTCCGGCGAGGCCGGTGACGCGCTGTTCCCGCAGCCGGACAGCTACTACGGCGTGAGCAAGGCGGCCCTGGAGGCGCTGGGGTCGATGTACTCGGCGCGGTACGGGCTGGACGTGATCGCGATCCGGATCGGGTCGTGCTTCGAGAAGCCGCGCGACGTGCGGATGCTGTCGACGTGGCTGTCCCCGGACGACGGGGCGCGGCTGTTCGAGGCGTGCCTGTCGGCGCCGTCGCCGGGCTTCCGGGTGGTGTGGGGCGTCTCGGACAACACCCGGCGGTGGTTCTCGCTGGAGGCGGCGCGGGAGCTGGGGTACGTGTCCGAGGACGACTCCGAGGTGTTCGCGGCGGAGGTGATCGCCCAGCACGGCGAGCCGGACCCGGAGTCGTTGGCGCTGAAGTACCTGGGCGGTGTGTGGGTCGGTCCGGACTTCGACACGGCGGTTCAGGAGGCGGGCCGGTGA
- a CDS encoding IclR family transcriptional regulator, which yields MSSACCLNVSVEDPVAGGTSPARPNAVKSADRTVELLEVLSSSERPLTLTELHRELSYPKSSLYMLLQTLVARGWVELDSTRGTYGIGVRALLVGTSYLDHDPVVQVAIRVMEQVRREVNETVHLARLDGSDVVYLASRESEHHLRVVSRVGRRLPAHSTSLGKAVLAARTPQEVDAVLPATLDPLTQNTVTDRAALHAQLAGFRGVGYAHEREENTPGLGCFAVALPYRTPVLDAMSCSVPLGRLDGEHERQVVGALLHAARTVTELLRQFGR from the coding sequence GTGTCAAGTGCGTGTTGCCTGAACGTTTCCGTGGAGGACCCAGTGGCTGGAGGCACGTCACCCGCTCGGCCGAACGCGGTGAAGTCGGCGGACCGGACCGTGGAACTGCTGGAGGTGCTGTCCTCCTCGGAGCGCCCGCTCACCCTCACCGAGCTGCACCGCGAGCTGAGCTACCCGAAGTCCAGCCTGTACATGCTGCTCCAGACCCTCGTGGCGCGGGGCTGGGTGGAGCTGGACTCCACCAGGGGCACGTACGGCATCGGGGTGAGGGCGCTGCTCGTCGGCACCTCGTACCTCGACCACGACCCGGTGGTGCAGGTCGCCATCCGGGTGATGGAGCAGGTCAGGCGCGAGGTCAACGAGACCGTGCACCTGGCGCGGCTCGACGGCTCGGACGTGGTCTACCTGGCCAGCCGCGAGTCCGAGCACCACCTGCGGGTGGTCTCGCGCGTGGGCAGGCGGCTGCCCGCGCACTCCACGTCGCTGGGCAAGGCGGTGCTGGCCGCGCGCACCCCGCAGGAGGTCGACGCCGTCCTGCCGGCCACGCTGGACCCGCTCACCCAGAACACCGTCACCGACCGGGCGGCGCTGCACGCGCAGCTCGCGGGCTTCCGCGGGGTGGGCTACGCCCACGAGCGCGAGGAGAACACGCCCGGTCTCGGCTGCTTCGCGGTGGCGCTGCCCTACCGCACGCCCGTGCTCGACGCGATGAGCTGCTCGGTGCCGCTGGGCAGGCTCGACGGCGAGCACGAGCGCCAGGTGGTGGGGGCGCTGCTGCACGCGGCCCGCACCGTCACCGAGCTGCTGCGGCAGTTCGGCCGCTGA
- a CDS encoding 5-dehydro-4-deoxyglucarate dehydratase — MQLDGVLFFPVTPFDAGGGLDEAVLAEHVRRGVAAGAGGVFVACGTGEFHALAPDEFERAVAVAARVTEGRVPVFAGTGGPLPTARRCAEAAHRAGADGLLLLPPYLVSGPPAGLVRYVAGVADATDLPVIAYQRNNAVFTPATAVEIAALPTVVGLKDGLGDIDLLHRIVLAVRERVEKPFQFFNGLPTAELTVPAYRGIGVDLYSSAVFCFAPEVSLGFYRAVHADDTALVRRYLTEFYRPLVELRDRVPGYAVSLVKAAVRATGLDVGGVRAPLVDPSPEHLAELELVVAAGRALALETAGSAQETGVNGSSAGGANGAVGQPELAG; from the coding sequence ATGCAACTCGACGGGGTGCTGTTCTTCCCGGTGACACCGTTCGACGCGGGCGGCGGGCTCGACGAGGCGGTGCTGGCCGAGCACGTCAGGCGCGGTGTCGCCGCCGGGGCGGGCGGCGTCTTCGTCGCGTGCGGCACCGGGGAGTTCCACGCGCTGGCGCCGGACGAGTTCGAGCGCGCGGTCGCGGTCGCGGCGCGGGTCACCGAGGGCAGGGTGCCGGTGTTCGCGGGAACCGGCGGACCGCTGCCCACGGCGCGCCGCTGCGCCGAGGCCGCCCACCGCGCGGGCGCGGACGGCCTGCTCCTGCTCCCGCCCTACCTGGTGTCCGGACCGCCCGCCGGGCTGGTGCGCTACGTCGCCGGGGTGGCCGACGCCACCGACCTGCCGGTGATCGCCTACCAGCGCAACAACGCCGTGTTCACCCCGGCCACCGCGGTCGAGATCGCCGCGCTGCCGACCGTGGTGGGCCTCAAGGACGGTCTCGGAGACATCGACCTGCTGCACCGGATCGTGCTCGCCGTGCGCGAGCGGGTCGAGAAGCCGTTCCAGTTCTTCAACGGGCTGCCCACCGCCGAGCTGACCGTCCCGGCCTACCGGGGCATCGGCGTGGACCTGTACTCGTCCGCCGTGTTCTGCTTCGCCCCCGAGGTCTCGCTCGGCTTCTACCGGGCCGTGCACGCCGACGACACCGCCCTGGTGCGCCGCTACCTCACCGAGTTCTACCGGCCGCTGGTCGAGCTGCGCGACCGCGTCCCCGGCTACGCCGTCTCGCTGGTCAAGGCCGCCGTCCGGGCCACCGGCCTCGACGTCGGCGGCGTCCGCGCGCCCCTGGTCGACCCCTCGCCCGAGCACCTCGCGGAGCTGGAGCTGGTCGTGGCGGCGGGCCGGGCGCTCGCGCTGGAGACGGCGGGGAGCGCGCAGGAGACCGGGGTGAACGGCTCCTCGGCGGGCGGTGCGAACGGGGCGGTCGGGCAACCGGAGCTCGCCGGATGA
- a CDS encoding glucarate dehydratase family protein, whose translation MRITDVVVTPIAFPDPPLLNSVGVHEPWVLRTVVEVRTDAGLTGLGETYGDIGHLNRVRAAAPALTGLDVHDLNGIRARVSTALGGQAGSDRHGLTGQLTVESTVDRVFSPFEVATWDIRGKALDRPVVDLLGGAVRDAVPYSAYLFYKWAGHPGAEPDEWGAALDADGVVAQARELTGRHGFRSIKLKGGVLPPDEEVAAIRALREAFPDHPLRLDPNAAWSPTTGLKVAHELDGVLEYLEDPSPEIEGMAEVAAGSPLPLATNMCTIAFEHLAPSVAAGAVQVVLSDHHYWGGLARSKELAAICRTFGVGLSMHSNSHLGISLAAMTHLAAATPNLDYACDTHYPWNSAWDVLTEPLSFVDGALPVPTGPGLGVELDRDKLAARAEDYRRCGIVQRDDTGYMRTIDPGYERRRPRW comes from the coding sequence ATGAGGATCACCGACGTCGTCGTCACCCCCATCGCCTTCCCCGACCCGCCGCTGCTCAACTCGGTCGGCGTGCACGAGCCGTGGGTGCTGCGCACGGTCGTCGAGGTCCGCACCGACGCGGGCCTCACCGGTCTCGGCGAGACCTACGGGGACATCGGCCACCTGAACCGGGTCCGGGCCGCCGCGCCCGCCCTCACCGGGCTGGACGTCCACGACCTCAACGGCATCCGCGCCCGCGTGTCCACCGCCCTCGGCGGCCAGGCGGGCTCGGACCGGCACGGGCTCACCGGGCAGCTCACCGTCGAGTCCACGGTCGACCGGGTGTTCTCCCCGTTCGAGGTCGCCACCTGGGACATCCGGGGCAAGGCCCTGGACCGCCCCGTGGTCGACCTGCTCGGCGGCGCCGTCCGCGACGCCGTCCCGTACAGCGCCTACCTGTTCTACAAGTGGGCAGGCCACCCCGGCGCGGAGCCCGACGAGTGGGGCGCCGCGCTCGACGCCGACGGCGTCGTCGCCCAGGCGCGGGAGCTGACCGGCAGGCACGGCTTCCGGTCGATCAAGCTCAAGGGCGGCGTGCTGCCGCCCGACGAGGAGGTCGCCGCGATCCGCGCCCTGCGCGAGGCGTTCCCCGACCACCCGCTGCGGCTCGACCCCAACGCGGCCTGGTCGCCGACCACCGGGCTCAAGGTCGCGCACGAGCTGGACGGCGTCCTGGAGTACCTGGAGGACCCCAGCCCGGAGATCGAGGGCATGGCCGAGGTCGCCGCCGGGTCGCCGCTGCCGCTGGCCACCAACATGTGCACGATCGCGTTCGAGCACCTCGCGCCCTCCGTGGCGGCGGGCGCGGTGCAGGTCGTGCTGTCCGACCACCACTACTGGGGCGGGCTGGCCAGGTCCAAGGAGCTGGCGGCGATCTGCCGGACGTTCGGCGTCGGGCTGTCCATGCACTCCAACTCGCACCTGGGCATCAGCCTGGCCGCCATGACCCACCTGGCCGCCGCCACGCCCAACCTGGACTACGCCTGCGACACGCACTACCCGTGGAACAGCGCGTGGGACGTGCTCACCGAGCCGCTGTCCTTCGTGGACGGCGCGCTGCCCGTGCCCACCGGCCCCGGCCTCGGCGTCGAGCTGGACCGGGACAAGCTCGCCGCGCGCGCCGAGGACTACCGCCGCTGCGGCATCGTGCAGCGCGACGACACCGGCTACATGCGGACCATCGACCCCGGCTACGAGAGGAGACGACCCCGGTGGTGA